The genomic region TTTTTAGGATATTTATCATTAACGTATAACGTTTATGGGAAGAATATAGCTGAGCCAAAGCAGCGGTTCCTCGTAGCACTTCgcatatgtacgtacatatttgcatatatatttatttattcgtacatacatatatatatatttacatatacagtGTAGCTGCCCATTTCGGTGGAGTCCTTCCACCTTTGTGCAAATTTGAGTAAAATGAATTCAAAGGCGattgaaattttaaatttaattgaaGAAAAGTCGTTCAAAAAAAGTGAGAAGCTGATTACTGTAGGGTTGAAGAgcaagaaaaatgaaaaattataccTGCTTTTAAAATGTTTGCTTCATTCGTATGTCAATGAAATAAAGGAGTGTAAAGAAGGGTTGGCTTTTATAGATCCAGATGATTATGAtgagaatatattttacattttaggTAATATTTACGAAAATCTAAATGAGGAAAGTAAGTTCATTGGTTTGTATGAGCAAAAGTTGAAGAAGGCGGAAATCGctaaaaatggtaaaacatcaaataatacaaaaaatgttaaaattacTAACACTGTTTGTTCTACTACTGCTAGCAGCAAGAGCATTAATGACAGTGGTCATGTtagcagtaataatagtacCATTGTCAGTAGTGGCAATGAAAAGTTTGCGCATAGACAGAAATTAGATGTAGAACGGGTTCTGAAAAATCTATTTGATTACTGTATCAATGGcagtttttttaataaaggcAGTAATCTATCattgaaattatttaaaataacaaatgattcgaaatatatactatataacagttttttactatatatgaATAACTCGAATAATAATTCTcgaatatataatttatgcctgaattttataaaaaactacaaatattttaattataacaaggtaatggaaaatttttctttttttctgattttcttctttttaaatataaaaatgagaaattatgaagaatgtattaaaataaatgaatatgcaaaaacgaataattttttccttaaccCATTGCAATATTATGTctacaaattttatatattttttatttttaataagttAGAAGAAGCTATAcctatattaatttttttgataaaaaaattaccgGAAAATTACGACTactacattttatatatggataTTACCATTTATTTGTTGAATAAGCGTTCTAATGTCATAATGGAGGAGAAAGTGGGAGAATCCGAAGTGGAAGACGTATTCAAGTACTACAAAAACGACTTAATGTATTTAGAGTTCTTTCAAAAGTGTTTTATGAACACGTGTATGCAACGCTTGAAAGCGGTTCCTGGGAATATAAGCACATTCTGGAATTGTATTTTTCGGGGGGATGAGTATTCAAAGGACTTTTTCAAAGAAATTATGAATTATGTACTCTCGCTACACGAAGGGAACAACAGTAATGGCATATGTAATGGCCATGCTTCTAGCAGTGACAGTTATACTAGTAATGACCATGCTCCTAGTAATGACCATGTTCCTAGGAATGGTCATACTCCTAGTAATAGCTATACCCCTAGTAATAAACATGCTCCGAGTAATAGCCATGCTCCGAGTAATAGCCATACTCCGAGTAATAGCCATGCTCCGAGTAATAGCCATACTCCGAGTAATAGCCATACTCCGAGTAATAGCCATACTCCGAGTAATAGCCATACTCCTAGTAATAGCTATACCCCTAGTAATAACCATGCTCCGAGTAATAGCCATGCTCCGAGTAATAGCCATACTCCGAGTAATAGCCATGCTCCGAGTAATAGCCATACTCCGAGTAATAGCCATACTCCAGGCAATTGCCATGAGTCTCCCCTTGAAAACGTAATACAGAAAGTTGAGTTAACCGTGGGGGTGTACAAAAAGAACGTAATGAAAATACACAGCGAACAGGATGTAAagatgtatatgtatacactttttttaattttattaaaagaaggTAAACATTACAACATATTCTATTCTATTAAGCATCACTTGAGCATTTTAAGAGACGACATGATAGCTGTTCTGATagtatttctaaaaataattttaaaaatattgtatacatttattagaAGCGAAATGACACGTTTCGAATTATCCATTAGTGAAGGAAAGAATGAAATGATAAGCAAAAATAgagaaaagaatattttagaaCAATACAAACAGATAtacaattttgaaaaattactatacatattatacaaaaaagatGTTTACGACTCATTTGATagaattttttctttatatataaaaattacgaaTAATCCACATTTAAAGTTAAAAGATGATAACGTAGTTATCCTTTTGGTTGAAATGGCCTTATACATAGACAAATGTAAAGTTTTCAAAACTGAGAAAAATTGCTACTCTGATTAtggtacacacatatatactataataaataataatcatcAACAGTTAAATATTGGAAACTGCAGCAGTGTTGATGAGTATGTAGGAATCATTGATAGTTATGACGACTTAAATGGTAAAGATAGTCATACTGATGATAACAGAACAATCGTTCTTTTTTCTCATAATTATAAGTcgtttgaaaatataaatgaagaaaagaaCTCAGTTAAGTGTGAAAAAGATGTATTGTTGTTTAGTAGATCCTACTATATAATCGCATTgagtttattaaaatattcttatgaTTACAAAATTCGgctaaatgaaaaagaaaatgaagaaaaaaaagtaaaaccTCTTTTAAAtagtgaatatataaatgtactaGTTTTAACGATATACCTGAATAGTGTTATTGGAACTTTTAGTAATACTTCTTCCTTagttgaaaaattaaatattaaaaatatacaactCATAACATACTCCCCaattttatacattcatatgtttagttattcttattataaatatgaagataatttattaaaattaattctgaattattataatgttcAACAAAGTAATTTGAAAAGTTCTATTTCAAAatgttttcaaaattattctttttttaaaattaacgAAATTGTAAATTCgtactttttaaatacaacaagtattgttttttacttcattaagctattatttatttttaagaagcAGATCTTAGCAGGGAAAGGGCTTTTTTATGTCCACTTATTTAGTAgcttgaaaaataattatattatgcatAACGAATATTCAACAAAATTTCCATTTCTAAAGGATATGATTAACAGTATAAGTAACAACCCggttaagaataaaaatgctAAGGTAGATATATCGAAAAAGATGTCTAATTCTACTCAACAAAAGAACAACAACTGTACTATAGAGGTAATAGAAATTGACAAATGTATCACAGACAAGGATATCACAAATGCTAAGAGAGAATATAATAGTCGTTCCAACGAATTATTAAACACGTCTGAAAACTCTACTTTGAATGATAACTCAAATTGTTGTATTATAACAAACGATTTTATGCATTTACTAAAAAGGCTGAATGAAGaggatataatatatgaagatTGTTCTTGTTCTTTTAAAAACCTTTACTCAAAACTGTTACTAGATaagtatcattttttaactaTAGACAACCAGACtgtgttaataaaatataacataccATCTTTTCATTACACTTTTTACAAATCGTatgatacttttttttacaatcATATA from Plasmodium malariae genome assembly, chromosome: 11 harbors:
- the PmUG01_11037600 gene encoding conserved Plasmodium protein, unknown function, whose product is MNSKAIEILNLIEEKSFKKSEKLITVGLKSKKNEKLYLLLKCLLHSYVNEIKECKEGLAFIDPDDYDENIFYILGNIYENLNEESKFIGLYEQKLKKAEIAKNGKTSNNTKNVKITNTVCSTTASSKSINDSGHVSSNNSTIVSSGNEKFAHRQKLDVERVLKNLFDYCINGSFFNKGSNLSLKLFKITNDSKYILYNSFLLYMNNSNNNSRIYNLCLNFIKNYKYFNYNKVMENFSFFLIFFFLNIKMRNYEECIKINEYAKTNNFFLNPLQYYVYKFYIFFIFNKLEEAIPILIFLIKKLPENYDYYILYMDITIYLLNKRSNVIMEEKVGESEVEDVFKYYKNDLMYLEFFQKCFMNTCMQRLKAVPGNISTFWNCIFRGDEYSKDFFKEIMNYVLSLHEGNNSNGICNGHASSSDSYTSNDHAPSNDHVPRNGHTPSNSYTPSNKHAPSNSHAPSNSHTPSNSHAPSNSHTPSNSHTPSNSHTPSNSHTPSNSYTPSNNHAPSNSHAPSNSHTPSNSHAPSNSHTPSNSHTPGNCHESPLENVIQKVELTVGVYKKNVMKIHSEQDVKMYMYTLFLILLKEGKHYNIFYSIKHHLSILRDDMIAVLIVFLKIILKILYTFIRSEMTRFELSISEGKNEMISKNREKNILEQYKQIYNFEKLLYILYKKDVYDSFDRIFSLYIKITNNPHLKLKDDNVVILLVEMALYIDKCKVFKTEKNCYSDYGTHIYTIINNNHQQLNIGNCSSVDEYVGIIDSYDDLNGKDSHTDDNRTIVLFSHNYKSFENINEEKNSVKCEKDVLLFSRSYYIIALSLLKYSYDYKIRLNEKENEEKKVKPLLNSEYINVLVLTIYLNSVIGTFSNTSSLVEKLNIKNIQLITYSPILYIHMFSYSYYKYEDNLLKLILNYYNVQQSNLKSSISKCFQNYSFFKINEIVNSYFLNTTSIVFYFIKLLFIFKKQILAGKGLFYVHLFSSLKNNYIMHNEYSTKFPFLKDMINSISNNPVKNKNAKVDISKKMSNSTQQKNNNCTIEVIEIDKCITDKDITNAKREYNSRSNELLNTSENSTLNDNSNCCIITNDFMHLLKRLNEEDIIYEDCSCSFKNLYSKLLLDKYHFLTIDNQTVLIKYNIPSFHYTFYKSYDTFFYNHIVYESLIQLADLKFLKDIKILNCSEANSVNLLRDIKTIYPMIILSNFYNLKGSTYLTSHYEHLRNCRNMNDVLLLSRTDIHDTKNDQHRSENNHTILFEKVKEHVNYNHGDKEINFFTSNNTYVTFDKDNYSYRNKYIFNSYNKNNSIFNDSSVTSPFDICLTELFNYPVQTIYLNSIILNTIIYIFHKSFYFYSLEDVKKKKAINKAKCAFFYLIYIVNYYGLTQCTSGISTRTECHCDRAKVKGSSLQRVNDKSDKDGIKDSSYDANELTGEEILLHSEDAGRGKDVQNGYADLYKTEYFCNLFKTFEILQAAYHNDMYNTGSILYFKCLLLNINMYIKILTDSTGIEECISEIQIVYTTIWSYLLINLNNFKQLLINDKTYQIINLSCVFKQYNYLVQNITIFTLIIQSIYYQGKKKVSNENNALMKNLINRIIFLLTDLNKNLYSFSEVLNKYNPITISHVLKNFELQSISEIVSSYKLHIWNLHDLLNNKIVVIKAYS